In a genomic window of Gossypium arboreum isolate Shixiya-1 chromosome 7, ASM2569848v2, whole genome shotgun sequence:
- the LOC108462125 gene encoding fimbrin-2-like: protein MSGYVGILVSDPCLQNQFTQVELRSLKSHFTSMRRENGKLTLGDLASRISRLKVVGENLSDQETTDFIAALYPNFNDEVDFESFLKVYLKLHAHASSRTGNPAKNSSAFLKAATTTLLHTISESEKASYVAHINNYLAQDGFLNKYLPIDPSSNDLFEIVKDGVLLCKLINVAVPGTIDERAINTKRLLNPWERNENHTLCLNSAKAIGCTVVNIGTQDFIEGRRHLVLGLISQIIKIQLLADLNLKKTPQLVELVDDSKDVEELMSLPPEKILLRWMNFQLNKSSYKKTVTNFSTDVKDAEAYAHLLNVLAPEHSNPSTLAVKDPLQRAKLVLDHADRMGCKRYLTAKDIVDGSPNLNLAFVAHVFQHRNGLSTQTKQISFLETLPDDAQVSREERVFRFWINSLGNSTYIDNVFEDLRNGWILLETLDKVSPGIVNWKVANKPPIKLPFKKVENCNQVVKIGKQLKFSLVNIAGNDIVQGNKKLILAYLWQLMRFNILQLLKNLRSHSHGKEITDVDILRWANTKVSNSGSQSRMDSFKDKSLSDGIFFLELLSAVQPRSVNWSLVTEGVTDEQKKMNATYIISIARKLGCSIFLLPEDIIEVNQKMILTLTASIMYWFLKQPVEEKPAATLDSENGSQLETLSNSTTDDSASESSVE from the exons ATGTCTGGTTACGTAGGCATTTTGGTCTCAGATCCATGCCTGCAAAACCAGTTCACTCAAGTCGAACTTCGTAGCTTAAAATCTCAT TTTACGAGTATGCGAAGAGAGAACGGGAAACTAACGCTGGGAGACTTAGCATCCAGAATATCCAGATTGAAAGTTGTGGGAGAGAATCTGAGTGACCAAGAAACTACAGATTTTATCGCTGCTTTGTATCCTAACTTCAACGATGAGGTCGATTTCGAGTCCTTTTTGAag GTTTATCTGAAACTTCATGCACATGCAAGCTCTAGAACAGGAAATCCAGCAAAGAACTCATCAGCATTCCTCAAGGCAGCTACAACTACTCTGCTTCACACCATAAGCGAATCCGAAAAGGCATCCTACGTTGCCCATATCAATAATTATCTCGCTCAAGATGGGTTCTTAAACAAATACTTACCCATCGATCCGTCCTCAAATGATCTATTTGAGATTGTTAAAGATGGAGTTCTTCTTTG CAAACTGATAAATGTAGCAGTTCCGGGTACCATTGATGAAAGGGCTATTAATACTAAGAGACTGCTCAATCCATGGGAAAGAAATGAAAACCATACACTATGTCTCAACTCTGCCAAGGCTATTGGCTGCACTGTAGTCAATATAGGAACACAAGATTTCATTGAAGGAAGG AGACATCTTGTGCTTGGATTGATTTCTCAAATTATAAAG ATACAACTGTTGGCAGACCTCAACTTGAAGAAAACACCTCAGTTGGTGGAGCTTGTTGATGATAGTAAG GACGTGGAAGAATTGATGAGTTTACCACCAGAGAAGATCTTGCTGAGGTGGATGAATTTTCAACTGAACAAATCTTCATACAAGAAAACAGTTACAAATTTCTCTACTGATGTAAAG GATGCAGAGGCTTATGCACACCTTTTAAATGTTCTTGCACCTGAGCATAGTAATCCCTCTACATTGGCTGTCAAAGATCCATTACAGAGAGCAAAGCTGGTTCTTGATCATGCAGATAGGATGGGATGCAAACGATACTTAACTGCAAAAGATATTGTGGATGGTTCCCCCAATCTTAATCTTGCTTTCGTTGCACATGTTTTCCAGCACAG GAATGGCCTTTCAACTCAAACAAAACAGATATCTTTTCTTGAAACTCTACCAGATGATGCTCAAGTTTCTAGAGAGGAAAGAGTATTTCGCTTCTGGATTAATAGTCTTGGAAATTCAACATATATTGACAATGTCTTTGAAGATCTTAGAAATGG GTGGATACTTCTCGAGACCCTTGATAAGGTGTCACCTGGGATTGTTAATTGGAAGGTTGCTAACAAGCCTCCTATTAAGTTGCCATTCAAGAAAGTAGAAAACTGTAACCAAGTTGTTAAAATAGGGAAACAATTAAAATTTTCCCTGGTTAATATTGCTGGAAATGACATTGTTCAAGgaaataaaaaactaatattGG CTTATTTGTGGCAATTGATGAGATTCAACATTCTTCAACTTCTGAAGAATCTAAGATCCCATTCCCATGGAAAAGAAATTACTGATGTTGATATCCTAAGGTGGGCCAATACCAAAGTAAGCAACTCAGGAAGTCAGAGTCGCATGGATAGTTTCAAG GACAAGAGCTTGTCAGATGGCATATTTTTCCTTGAGCTTCTTAGTGCTGTTCAACCTAGATCCGTAAATTGGAGTCTTGTTACGGAAGGAGTAACCG ATGAGCAGAAAAAGATGAATGCCACCTACATCATCAGTATTGCCAGGAAGCTTGGGTGCTCAATATTTTTGCTTCCTGAAGACATAATTGAG GTAAATCAAAAGATGATCCTCACATTGACTGCAAGTATCATGTATTGGTTCTTGAAACAACCTGTTGAAGAGAAACCAGCAGCAACTTTAGATAGTGAAAATGGAAGCCAACTGGAGACTCTCTCTAATTCTACTACTGATGACTCAGCATCTGAATCATCTGTTGAGTAG